A single window of Zea mays cultivar B73 chromosome 10, Zm-B73-REFERENCE-NAM-5.0, whole genome shotgun sequence DNA harbors:
- the LOC100281740 gene encoding protein binding protein, which produces MEKETPPPLHTDQETSVSSEQQRPRPHLSIDIPAASSLPADHLLPMATATQAGTSITPPSTRRGQQTSSNILSTPAPSSSSSKPSSRPPLRSPSFMLRQTVKSLLPLGSFKSSAVKSYEASISKLFGASATKVMARTPSLPLDHALSSSPHPPPVQQKSAALHHMCRSQSLPTTTNMKKAKLLNAANAKSFKRMDSLGGTFRVVPSTPRTPATAVPDDIAPAPPGGPGVDGGEDIPEEEAVCRICMAELSEGSDTLIKLECACKGELALAHTDCAVKWFSIKGTRTCEVCKQDVQNLPVTLLRVQSVQRRDLLNRGGASNTPRYDRYRMWHGTPILVIISILAYFCFLEELLVAHDGIVALAISLPFSCILGLFSSLTTTSMVARRYVWIYAAAQFLLVVFFTHLFYRYLHLQAVISIILATFAGFGVGMTGNSIAIEILRWRARRVAPPTQQARRRRHRRPRAPQHQAPDLPASGSADQTSSQPSAADMGMGIGAGQHHVMATAAGDVENPPVPQA; this is translated from the exons ATGGAGAAGGAGACTCCGCCGCCGCTGCATACGGACCAG GAGACTAGTGTTTCATCCGAGCAACAACGTCCACGGCCGCATCTCTCCATCGACATCCCGGCAGCATCAAGCCTGCCGGCAGATCACCTGCTCCCGATGGCTACGGCGACGCAGGCCGGCACCAGCATCACCCCGCCTTCCACCAGGAGGGGGCAACAGACAAGCAGCAACATCCTCAGCACGCCCGCTCCTTCCTCCAGCTCTAGCAAGCCAAGCAGCAGGCCGCCTCTGCGCTCGCCGTCCTTCATGCTGAGGCAGACGGTGAAGAGCCTGCTGCCGTTGGGGAGCTTCAAGTCGTCGGCCGTCAAGAGCTACGAGGCCTCCATCTCCAAGCTGTTCGGCGCCAGCGCCACCAAGGTGATGGCCAGGACGCCGTCGCTGCCGCTGGACCATGCTCTGTCGTCGTCGCCACATCCACCACCAGTTCAGCAGAAATCAGCCGCGCTCCACCACATGTGCCGCTCGCAGTCGCTCCCCACGACCACCAACATGAAGAAGGCGAAGCTGCTGAACGCGGCCAACGCCAAGAGCTTTAAGCGGATGGACTCGCTCGGCGGCACGTTCCGCGTCGTGCCTTCCACGCCCAGAACCCCCGCCACCGCCGTCCCCGACGACATAGCCCCTGCTCCACCAGGCGGCCCAGGGGTCGACGGCGGCGAGGACATACCGGAGGAGGAGGCCGTGTGCCGGATCTGCATGGCGGAGCTGTCGGAGGGCAGCGACACCCTCATCAAGCTGGAGTGCGCGTGCAAGGGCGAGCTGGCGCTGGCGCACACGGACTGCGCCGTCAAGTGGTTCAGCATCAAGGGCACCCGGACCTGCGAGGTGTGCAAGCAGGACGTGCAGAACCTCCCGGTGACCCTGCTGCGGGTTCAGAGCGTGCAGCGGCGGGACCTCCTGAATCGCGGCGGCGCCAGCAACACGCCCAGATACGACCGGTACAG AATGTGGCACGGGACGCCTATCCTTGTGATCATAAGCATCCTGGCCTACTTCTGCTTCTTGGAAGAACTACTG GTGGCCCATGACGGCATTGTTGCGCTGGCTATATCGCTGCCCTTCTCATGTATCCTGGGCCTCTTCTCGTCCTTGACCACCACAAGCATGG TGGCAAGAAGATACGTATGGATCTACGCCGCGGCTCAGTTCCTCTTGGTCGTCTTCTTCACCCATCTCTTCTACAGATAC CTCCATTTGCAGGCCGTGATCTCCATCATCCTGGCGACCTTCGCCGGCTTCGGCGTGGGCATGACCGGCAACTCCATCGCCATCGAGATACTGCGGTGGAGGGCGAGGCGGGTGGCGCCTCCTACCCAGCAGGCCCGCCGTCGTCGTCACCGCAGGCCGCGTGCACCTCAACATCAGGCTCCTGATCTGCCGGCGTCTGGTTCTGCTGATCAGACTTCCAGCCAGCCTTCAGCTGCAGACATGGGAATGGGAATTGGAGCGGGACAGCACCACGTCATGGCCACCGCCGCCGGCGATGTTGAGAACCCACCCGTCCCTCAGGCATAG